One Clavelina lepadiformis chromosome 1, kaClaLepa1.1, whole genome shotgun sequence genomic region harbors:
- the LOC143467977 gene encoding sushi, von Willebrand factor type A, EGF and pentraxin domain-containing protein 1-like isoform X1 produces the protein MSSNWQTYLCLLIWMSSLTKAQELQNGSPFPASSIPLDRIPPNPFPLDLIPAEPFSFFPVPPPRIQPVLPIDFAPIAFPSADCFPPPPGPNSELSFDVNSSVIPVKTKVKYECHPGFSATGPTQFSCQNGSWDIELFIPNCTIPDSGCGNPPFLLDGDIVGDPPYDINETISYRCLEGFECINPNASSISRCEPGNQWSLQTHDENFPTCFPVCSVPPSPPEDVLLLSSENIFNRDTFPLGTEVIYGCEDPFSKHVQNTFTCTTSGWLGGFPFCPLHCDNPPSTTNASIFPISTREFSQARFFCDPGLFTSNATLIYCIGGEWKIAPERFHSFEPQGNLTLPICIEPSEGCGNPPLLINGAYEAVSEPNQVHYIHETITYFCISGYYLNAPAGSKSTCLAGNRWSLNESASSFPICEPDCGNPPQATNATVRVFSTIEGSIAHYICDEGLSTNDVTTSTCRRNGNVVSWDLVQLPLCRIPENGCGNPPMINNGFAVSIPPYKEGNIVTYDCFQGYELVAPGGSYVVCRQNEWINELESPMLPFCRRVCLSLPTLPRGGVVLVDETLRNKDGISFSNGVEHGFGCQPGYRLVRDATLTCVEGDWYWRVNRKSAEPPLCYRDCGPPPKVANATVDALATVETWAVDYVCNPGLSTSPSKTIVCDSNGKWVSRAQEAESFPTCTLPSSGCGDPPVLKNGWFFFVGPHYNDTVTYRCDFGYEISAPNGAMSTCLPENTWSLTPGSEIFPICNSGCVQSPPEATYGLEIVDEPFRYTFGFGFGSIVTYRCKEGSTLIGSTTLNCSNGMWLPDLPTCVQNCSTPPRVQNAQIRRALNSESQSFEYMCDPGFSTTDFTITICLDDGTWSLNRLPRCTAPKQGCGSPASLQNGKYSGEAPFAEGASIKYQCKDDLRMVAPNGAVSTCQAGNKWSLELNRGNFPECRLDCKTAPPRPNNDVLILNEPVPDNDGFYAKGSAIVYGCDFSGSLTGSPVSICLGNGWFPDILDLRCVYASFSLFIPDTYVFYGPRRRLDVAKTNDFIQPNFSISTNMTNYTAASRTNGSDLIPITSVCGYPGFCVGSPPDIYFKCSNHTLFECEACGVGRAVSFLFFVLLFALTIFFGNALVIWVGYKRFNRKKANKMDICKLSLAVADILTGIQILVVVSFNFTWTMNSTPVELIQQQSALQGSPQAYVGGIFFLFTLTSSLFHLVYMGGERLYAIAKPIRYKWQKKTSVYVGLGAVWILSFLSATVPAWFPTQLHFTYLAPTFLYQPAITSTVSNMDYSVAITFMIIFYLLPFMLLTASCLFTAFFVYAAGNQRSNNTGTKQSQSSNKRRNKRKLTVLKTIAIMQIGFTATLLPIVVAASLFYSGHLDCDDIAQPYMVCFYFSMTNSLVNFIVYSARERDFRNEMVDIFKPGYLKQLSVQSTAQKPRKDENSSKNVDSSENVIETSKTPQTKQTSTSF, from the exons aTGTCTTCGAATTGGCAAACATATTTGTGTCTCTTGATATGGATGTCATCTCTCACCAAAGCACAAG AACTTCAAAACGGCTCACCTTTTCCAGCTTCTTCAATACCATTGGATCGTATTCCTCCAAATCCCTTTCCACTAGATCTTATTCCAGCCGAGCCTTTCTCCTTTTTCCCTGTTCCACCTCCAAGGATCCAGCCAGTTCTTCCTATAG ATTTTGCTCCAATCGCCTTTCCCAGTGCAG ACTGTTTTCCACCGCCACCTGGACCAAACAGTGAACTGTCTTTCGATGTGAATAGCAGTGTCATTCCAGTCAAAACCAAAGTAAAGTATGAATGCCATCCAGGCTTCTCTGCTACTGGCCCAACCCAATTTTCTTGTCAAAATGGGTCGTGGGATATTGAACTATTCATTCCAAATTGCACGATTCCTGATTCTG GATGTGGAAATCCTCCTTTCCTGCTAGATGGCGATATAGTAGGAGACCCCCCGTATGATATCAATGAAACAATATCCTATCGTTGCTTAGAGGGGTTTGAATGTATCAACCCAAATGCTTCTTCTATCAGTCGATGTGAGCCTGGTAACCAATGGAGCTTGCAAACCCACGACGAAAACTTTCCAACATGTTTTCCAG tttgttcTGTTCCTCCATCACCACCTGAGGACGTATTACTGCTTTCTAGTGAAAACATCTTTAACAGAGACACTTTTCCACTGGGAACGGAAGTGATATATGGTTGCGAAGATCCATTTTCAAAGCACGTACAAAACACATTCACTTGTACAACTTCTGGATGGCTTGGTGGATTTCCTTTCTGTCCATTGC ATTGCGATAATCCTCCGTCTACGACAAACGCGAGCATTTTTCCAATCTCGACAAGAGAATTCTCGCAAGCTCGGTTTTTCTGTGATCCCGGACTTTTCACGTCGAATGCAACACTTATCTACTGCATTGGAGGAGAATGGAAGATTGCACCTGAACGTTTTCACTCTTTTGAACCTCAAGGCAATTTGACGCTTCCCATTTGCATCGAACCATCTGAAG GATGCGGGAACCCTCCACTTTTAATAAATGGAGCATATGAAGCTGTAAGTGAACCCAATCAAGTACATTATATTCACGAGACCATTACTTACTTCTGCATCAGTGGATATTATTTAAACGCACCTGCGGGATCAAAAAGCACTTGTCTTGCTGGAAACCGCTGGAGTTTGAACGAAAGTGCATCCAGCTTTCCCATATGTGAACCAG ATTGTGGAAATCCTCCACAAGCAACAAACGCAACGGTGAGAGTATTTTCAACAATTGAAGGATCAATTGCTCATTACATTTGCGACGAAGGATTGTCCACAAATGATGTAACAACATCCACTTGTAGAAGGAATGGAAATGTCGTTTCATGGGACCTTGTTCAACTTCCACTGTGTAGGATCCCCGAAAACG GATGTGGCAATCCTCCAATGATCAATAATGGATTTGCTGTGAGTATTCCTCCATATAAGGAAGGCAACATTGTGACATATGATTGCTTCCAAGGTTATGAGTTGGTTGCTCCTGGTGGTTCTTATGTGGTTTGTCGTCAAAATGAATGGATTAATGAGTTGGAATCACCAATGCTTCCTTTTTGTCGTCGTG ttTGCTTATCACTGCCCACTTTGCCTCGGGGTGGCGTAGTACTGGTGGATGAAACTCTTCGCAACAAAGACGGAATATCATTTTCCAACGGAGTCGAACATGGTTTTGGATGTCAACCGGGATATCGTTTGGTTAGGGATGCAACGCTCACTTGTGTTGAAGGAGATTGGTATTGGAGGGTCAATAGAAAATCGGCTGAGCCACCGCTTTGCTACCGAG ATTGCGGTCCACCACCGAAGGTAGCAAATGCAACTGTCGACGCTCTGGCAACTGTAGAAACATGGGCCGTAGATTATGTCTGCAATCCAGGCCTTTCCACTTCTCCTTCAAAAACAATAGTATGCGATAGCAACGGAAAATGGGTTTCTCGGGCTCAAGAGGCTGAGTCTTTCCCAACATGTACTCTTCCATCTTCAG GTTGCGGGGACCCACCGGTTCTGAAAAACGGTTGGTTTTTCTTCGTCGGTCCACATTATAATGACACCGTGACATACCGATGCGATTTTGGCTATGAAATTAGTGCTCCCAATGGAGCTATGAGCACTTGCTTGCCAGAAAATACGTGGAGTCTTACTCCTGGGTCAGAGATCTTTCCGATATGCAACAGTG GTTGCGTTCAATCACCGCCAGAAGCAACATATGGTTTGGAAATTGTAGATGAACCATTTAGATATACATTTGGATTTGGATTTGGATCCATCGTAACTTACCGTTGTAAAGAAGGGTCCACACTTATTGGGAGTACAACATTAAATTGCAGTAATGGGATGTGGCTACCTGATTTACCCACATGTGTGCAAA ACTGCAGCACGCCCCCACGAGTACAAAACGCACAAATTAGACGAGCACTAAATTCAGAATCACAAAGTTTTGAGTATATGTGCGATCCGGGTTTTTCTACCACTGATTTTACAATAACCATTTGCCTTGATGATGGAACTTGGAGCTTAAACAGACTTCCCCGATGTACAGCACCAAAACAAG GTTGTGGAAGCCCAGCTTCCTTACAAAATGGAAAATACTCTGGTGAGGCTCCATTTGCAGAAGGTGCCTCTATAAAATACCAATGCAAAGATGACTTGCGGATGGTTGCGCCAAATGGTGCTGTGAGCACGTGCCAGGCTGGTAACAAATGGAGTCTCGAGTTGAACCGAGGCAACTTTCCAGAATGTAGACTTG ATTGCAAAACTGCACCGCCAAGGCCAAACAACGATGTACTAATTTTAAATGAGCCTGTTCCGGACAATGATGGTTTCTATGCAAAAGGCTCTGCCATAGTCTATGGTTGCGATTTTTCTGGAAGTCTTACTGGATCGCCTGTCAGTATCTGTCTTGGAAATGGGTGGTTTCCAGATATCCTCGATTTACGTTGTGTTTATG ctTCATTCAGCCTGTTTATTCCCGACACGtacgtattttacggaccacgGAGAAGGTTGGATGTCGCTAAAACCAACGACTTCATTCAACCAAACTTCTCTATTTCTACCAATATGACCAACTATACGGCAGCGAGCAGAACGAACGGTTCAGATTTAATTCCCATCACAAGTGTTTGTGGATATCCAGGATTTTGCGTTGGATCTCCTCCTGACATATATTTCAAATGTTCCAACCATACTTTGTTCGAATGTGAAGCGTGTGGTGTGGGCCGAGCAGTGTCTTTcctcttttttgttttgctttttgcttTGACAATCTTTTTTGGCAATGCTTTGGTTATATGGGTGGGCTACAAACGCTTCAATcggaaaaaagcaaacaaaatggaCATTTGCAAACTTTCCCTTGCAGTAGCTGATATTTTGACAG GAATACAAATCCTGGTTGTGGTGAGCTTCAACTTCACTTGGACAATGAACTCAACCCCAGTAGAACTTATCCAACAACAGTCAGCATTGCAGGGATCACCGCAAGCTTATGTGGGaggaatattttttcttttcactcTCACATCATCTCTGTTTCATTTGGTCTATATGGGAGGAGAAAGATTATATGCCATTGCTAAGCCAATACGTTACAAATGGCAAAAGAAAACATCTGTTTATGTCGGTCTTGGTGCAGTGTGGATCCTATCATTTTTAAGCGCAACGGTTCCAG CTTGGTTTCCCACTCAGTTGCATTTCACATATTTGGCACCGACGTTTCTGTATCAACCTGCCATCACAAGCACTGTTTCAAACATGGATTACTCAGTTGCTATTACGTTTATGATAATATTTTACCTTTTACCATTTATGTTGCTT ACAGCATCTTGTTTGTTCACGGCATTTTTCGTATATGCAGCTGGTAATCAAAGGTCGAATAACACTGGTACCAAACAATCACAATCTTCCAACAAACGCAGAAACAAACGAAAATTGACAGTCCTAAAAACAATTGCAATTATGCAGATCGGGTTCACAGCTACGCTGC TTCCAATCGTCGTGGCGGCTTCTTTATTCTATTCTGGTCACTTGGATTGCGACGACATTGCACAACCCTACATGGTTTGCTTTTACTTTAGCATGACAAACAG CTTGGTCAACTTCATCGTTTACAGCGCGAGAGAACGGGATTTTCGGAATGAGatggttgatatttttaaaccCGGGTACTTAAAGCAGCTGAGTGTTCAATCTACTGCACAAAAACCACGGAAAGACGAGAATTCAAGTAAAAACGTGGATTCTAGTGAAAACGTTATTGAAACCTCTAAAACACCACAAACTAAGCAAACTTCGACTTCGTTTTGA
- the LOC143467977 gene encoding sushi, von Willebrand factor type A, EGF and pentraxin domain-containing protein 1-like isoform X2 has protein sequence MYLFYILLISLAKAQELQNGSPFPASSIPLDRIPPNPFPLDLIPAEPFSFFPVPPPRIQPVLPIDFAPIAFPSADCFPPPPGPNSELSFDVNSSVIPVKTKVKYECHPGFSATGPTQFSCQNGSWDIELFIPNCTIPDSGCGNPPFLLDGDIVGDPPYDINETISYRCLEGFECINPNASSISRCEPGNQWSLQTHDENFPTCFPVCSVPPSPPEDVLLLSSENIFNRDTFPLGTEVIYGCEDPFSKHVQNTFTCTTSGWLGGFPFCPLHCDNPPSTTNASIFPISTREFSQARFFCDPGLFTSNATLIYCIGGEWKIAPERFHSFEPQGNLTLPICIEPSEGCGNPPLLINGAYEAVSEPNQVHYIHETITYFCISGYYLNAPAGSKSTCLAGNRWSLNESASSFPICEPDCGNPPQATNATVRVFSTIEGSIAHYICDEGLSTNDVTTSTCRRNGNVVSWDLVQLPLCRIPENGCGNPPMINNGFAVSIPPYKEGNIVTYDCFQGYELVAPGGSYVVCRQNEWINELESPMLPFCRRVCLSLPTLPRGGVVLVDETLRNKDGISFSNGVEHGFGCQPGYRLVRDATLTCVEGDWYWRVNRKSAEPPLCYRDCGPPPKVANATVDALATVETWAVDYVCNPGLSTSPSKTIVCDSNGKWVSRAQEAESFPTCTLPSSGCGDPPVLKNGWFFFVGPHYNDTVTYRCDFGYEISAPNGAMSTCLPENTWSLTPGSEIFPICNSGCVQSPPEATYGLEIVDEPFRYTFGFGFGSIVTYRCKEGSTLIGSTTLNCSNGMWLPDLPTCVQNCSTPPRVQNAQIRRALNSESQSFEYMCDPGFSTTDFTITICLDDGTWSLNRLPRCTAPKQGCGSPASLQNGKYSGEAPFAEGASIKYQCKDDLRMVAPNGAVSTCQAGNKWSLELNRGNFPECRLDCKTAPPRPNNDVLILNEPVPDNDGFYAKGSAIVYGCDFSGSLTGSPVSICLGNGWFPDILDLRCVYASFSLFIPDTYVFYGPRRRLDVAKTNDFIQPNFSISTNMTNYTAASRTNGSDLIPITSVCGYPGFCVGSPPDIYFKCSNHTLFECEACGVGRAVSFLFFVLLFALTIFFGNALVIWVGYKRFNRKKANKMDICKLSLAVADILTGIQILVVVSFNFTWTMNSTPVELIQQQSALQGSPQAYVGGIFFLFTLTSSLFHLVYMGGERLYAIAKPIRYKWQKKTSVYVGLGAVWILSFLSATVPAWFPTQLHFTYLAPTFLYQPAITSTVSNMDYSVAITFMIIFYLLPFMLLTASCLFTAFFVYAAGNQRSNNTGTKQSQSSNKRRNKRKLTVLKTIAIMQIGFTATLLPIVVAASLFYSGHLDCDDIAQPYMVCFYFSMTNSLVNFIVYSARERDFRNEMVDIFKPGYLKQLSVQSTAQKPRKDENSSKNVDSSENVIETSKTPQTKQTSTSF, from the exons ATGTACTTATTTTACATATTATTGATTTCACTCGCAAAAGCACAAG AACTTCAAAACGGCTCACCTTTTCCAGCTTCTTCAATACCATTGGATCGTATTCCTCCAAATCCCTTTCCACTAGATCTTATTCCAGCCGAGCCTTTCTCCTTTTTCCCTGTTCCACCTCCAAGGATCCAGCCAGTTCTTCCTATAG ATTTTGCTCCAATCGCCTTTCCCAGTGCAG ACTGTTTTCCACCGCCACCTGGACCAAACAGTGAACTGTCTTTCGATGTGAATAGCAGTGTCATTCCAGTCAAAACCAAAGTAAAGTATGAATGCCATCCAGGCTTCTCTGCTACTGGCCCAACCCAATTTTCTTGTCAAAATGGGTCGTGGGATATTGAACTATTCATTCCAAATTGCACGATTCCTGATTCTG GATGTGGAAATCCTCCTTTCCTGCTAGATGGCGATATAGTAGGAGACCCCCCGTATGATATCAATGAAACAATATCCTATCGTTGCTTAGAGGGGTTTGAATGTATCAACCCAAATGCTTCTTCTATCAGTCGATGTGAGCCTGGTAACCAATGGAGCTTGCAAACCCACGACGAAAACTTTCCAACATGTTTTCCAG tttgttcTGTTCCTCCATCACCACCTGAGGACGTATTACTGCTTTCTAGTGAAAACATCTTTAACAGAGACACTTTTCCACTGGGAACGGAAGTGATATATGGTTGCGAAGATCCATTTTCAAAGCACGTACAAAACACATTCACTTGTACAACTTCTGGATGGCTTGGTGGATTTCCTTTCTGTCCATTGC ATTGCGATAATCCTCCGTCTACGACAAACGCGAGCATTTTTCCAATCTCGACAAGAGAATTCTCGCAAGCTCGGTTTTTCTGTGATCCCGGACTTTTCACGTCGAATGCAACACTTATCTACTGCATTGGAGGAGAATGGAAGATTGCACCTGAACGTTTTCACTCTTTTGAACCTCAAGGCAATTTGACGCTTCCCATTTGCATCGAACCATCTGAAG GATGCGGGAACCCTCCACTTTTAATAAATGGAGCATATGAAGCTGTAAGTGAACCCAATCAAGTACATTATATTCACGAGACCATTACTTACTTCTGCATCAGTGGATATTATTTAAACGCACCTGCGGGATCAAAAAGCACTTGTCTTGCTGGAAACCGCTGGAGTTTGAACGAAAGTGCATCCAGCTTTCCCATATGTGAACCAG ATTGTGGAAATCCTCCACAAGCAACAAACGCAACGGTGAGAGTATTTTCAACAATTGAAGGATCAATTGCTCATTACATTTGCGACGAAGGATTGTCCACAAATGATGTAACAACATCCACTTGTAGAAGGAATGGAAATGTCGTTTCATGGGACCTTGTTCAACTTCCACTGTGTAGGATCCCCGAAAACG GATGTGGCAATCCTCCAATGATCAATAATGGATTTGCTGTGAGTATTCCTCCATATAAGGAAGGCAACATTGTGACATATGATTGCTTCCAAGGTTATGAGTTGGTTGCTCCTGGTGGTTCTTATGTGGTTTGTCGTCAAAATGAATGGATTAATGAGTTGGAATCACCAATGCTTCCTTTTTGTCGTCGTG ttTGCTTATCACTGCCCACTTTGCCTCGGGGTGGCGTAGTACTGGTGGATGAAACTCTTCGCAACAAAGACGGAATATCATTTTCCAACGGAGTCGAACATGGTTTTGGATGTCAACCGGGATATCGTTTGGTTAGGGATGCAACGCTCACTTGTGTTGAAGGAGATTGGTATTGGAGGGTCAATAGAAAATCGGCTGAGCCACCGCTTTGCTACCGAG ATTGCGGTCCACCACCGAAGGTAGCAAATGCAACTGTCGACGCTCTGGCAACTGTAGAAACATGGGCCGTAGATTATGTCTGCAATCCAGGCCTTTCCACTTCTCCTTCAAAAACAATAGTATGCGATAGCAACGGAAAATGGGTTTCTCGGGCTCAAGAGGCTGAGTCTTTCCCAACATGTACTCTTCCATCTTCAG GTTGCGGGGACCCACCGGTTCTGAAAAACGGTTGGTTTTTCTTCGTCGGTCCACATTATAATGACACCGTGACATACCGATGCGATTTTGGCTATGAAATTAGTGCTCCCAATGGAGCTATGAGCACTTGCTTGCCAGAAAATACGTGGAGTCTTACTCCTGGGTCAGAGATCTTTCCGATATGCAACAGTG GTTGCGTTCAATCACCGCCAGAAGCAACATATGGTTTGGAAATTGTAGATGAACCATTTAGATATACATTTGGATTTGGATTTGGATCCATCGTAACTTACCGTTGTAAAGAAGGGTCCACACTTATTGGGAGTACAACATTAAATTGCAGTAATGGGATGTGGCTACCTGATTTACCCACATGTGTGCAAA ACTGCAGCACGCCCCCACGAGTACAAAACGCACAAATTAGACGAGCACTAAATTCAGAATCACAAAGTTTTGAGTATATGTGCGATCCGGGTTTTTCTACCACTGATTTTACAATAACCATTTGCCTTGATGATGGAACTTGGAGCTTAAACAGACTTCCCCGATGTACAGCACCAAAACAAG GTTGTGGAAGCCCAGCTTCCTTACAAAATGGAAAATACTCTGGTGAGGCTCCATTTGCAGAAGGTGCCTCTATAAAATACCAATGCAAAGATGACTTGCGGATGGTTGCGCCAAATGGTGCTGTGAGCACGTGCCAGGCTGGTAACAAATGGAGTCTCGAGTTGAACCGAGGCAACTTTCCAGAATGTAGACTTG ATTGCAAAACTGCACCGCCAAGGCCAAACAACGATGTACTAATTTTAAATGAGCCTGTTCCGGACAATGATGGTTTCTATGCAAAAGGCTCTGCCATAGTCTATGGTTGCGATTTTTCTGGAAGTCTTACTGGATCGCCTGTCAGTATCTGTCTTGGAAATGGGTGGTTTCCAGATATCCTCGATTTACGTTGTGTTTATG ctTCATTCAGCCTGTTTATTCCCGACACGtacgtattttacggaccacgGAGAAGGTTGGATGTCGCTAAAACCAACGACTTCATTCAACCAAACTTCTCTATTTCTACCAATATGACCAACTATACGGCAGCGAGCAGAACGAACGGTTCAGATTTAATTCCCATCACAAGTGTTTGTGGATATCCAGGATTTTGCGTTGGATCTCCTCCTGACATATATTTCAAATGTTCCAACCATACTTTGTTCGAATGTGAAGCGTGTGGTGTGGGCCGAGCAGTGTCTTTcctcttttttgttttgctttttgcttTGACAATCTTTTTTGGCAATGCTTTGGTTATATGGGTGGGCTACAAACGCTTCAATcggaaaaaagcaaacaaaatggaCATTTGCAAACTTTCCCTTGCAGTAGCTGATATTTTGACAG GAATACAAATCCTGGTTGTGGTGAGCTTCAACTTCACTTGGACAATGAACTCAACCCCAGTAGAACTTATCCAACAACAGTCAGCATTGCAGGGATCACCGCAAGCTTATGTGGGaggaatattttttcttttcactcTCACATCATCTCTGTTTCATTTGGTCTATATGGGAGGAGAAAGATTATATGCCATTGCTAAGCCAATACGTTACAAATGGCAAAAGAAAACATCTGTTTATGTCGGTCTTGGTGCAGTGTGGATCCTATCATTTTTAAGCGCAACGGTTCCAG CTTGGTTTCCCACTCAGTTGCATTTCACATATTTGGCACCGACGTTTCTGTATCAACCTGCCATCACAAGCACTGTTTCAAACATGGATTACTCAGTTGCTATTACGTTTATGATAATATTTTACCTTTTACCATTTATGTTGCTT ACAGCATCTTGTTTGTTCACGGCATTTTTCGTATATGCAGCTGGTAATCAAAGGTCGAATAACACTGGTACCAAACAATCACAATCTTCCAACAAACGCAGAAACAAACGAAAATTGACAGTCCTAAAAACAATTGCAATTATGCAGATCGGGTTCACAGCTACGCTGC TTCCAATCGTCGTGGCGGCTTCTTTATTCTATTCTGGTCACTTGGATTGCGACGACATTGCACAACCCTACATGGTTTGCTTTTACTTTAGCATGACAAACAG CTTGGTCAACTTCATCGTTTACAGCGCGAGAGAACGGGATTTTCGGAATGAGatggttgatatttttaaaccCGGGTACTTAAAGCAGCTGAGTGTTCAATCTACTGCACAAAAACCACGGAAAGACGAGAATTCAAGTAAAAACGTGGATTCTAGTGAAAACGTTATTGAAACCTCTAAAACACCACAAACTAAGCAAACTTCGACTTCGTTTTGA